The following are encoded in a window of Rosa chinensis cultivar Old Blush chromosome 4, RchiOBHm-V2, whole genome shotgun sequence genomic DNA:
- the LOC112197833 gene encoding DNA-directed RNA polymerase subunit 7-like protein, which produces MFSEVELVRGVVVLAEKLDKDSAVTSRSVITTQLLEDLLREKASKDHGYFLKVTALKMIGKGQISDDSRKMLFPVAFSCRTFIPCQGEILEGVVRHVHNLGVIIRCGPLNYAFLSARKMPNYHYVDGMNPFFLRDDLAKIDKEVVVRFRVLQAKWIEKSREMRKEFVMVVSIVGDSLGPVCGPHESDL; this is translated from the coding sequence ATGTTTTCTGAAGTGGAACTGGTTAGGGGTGTAGTTGTCCTTGCTGAAAAGCTAGACAAAGACAGTGCGGTTACTTCAAGATCCGTTATAACAACACAGCTTTTGGAGGACTTGTTAAGAGAGAAGGCCAGCAAGGATCATGGCTACTTCCTTAAAGTCACTGCCTTGAAGATGATAGGAAAAGGACAGATTTCAGACGACTCAAGAAAGATGTTGTTCCCTGTAGCTTTTAGCTGTCGCACGTTCATACCGTGCCAGGGGGAGATTTTGGAGGGAGTCGTTCGTCATGTGCATAACCTTGGGGTGATCATTAGATGTGGACCTCTTAACTATGCTTTTCTGTCAGCTCGAAAAATGCCAAATTACCACTATGTCGATGGGATGAATCCTTTCTTCTTGAGGGATGACCTTGCAAAGATAGACAAAGAAGTTGTGGTTCGGTTCAGGGTGCTTCAGGCTAAATGGATAGAGAAGAGTAGAGAGATGAGGAAGGAGTTTGTGATGGTTGTTAGTATAGTTGGTGATTCACTCGGCCCTGTTTGTGGTCCTCATGAATCAGATTTGTAA